In Daphnia magna isolate NIES linkage group LG7, ASM2063170v1.1, whole genome shotgun sequence, a single genomic region encodes these proteins:
- the LOC116933634 gene encoding uncharacterized protein LOC116933634 isoform X5 yields the protein METRFFLRLALGSEKEGQWPSGLGSLQHREMENKKQTTLLFRFQQFCSTTMTKERQKKLDIDLGYSIAIDNIPLNILRRKRFRRWIHSGMPGYQLPGIERMRNGIIPSLVHATRCKLLKIIKDSSSFTIILDIWSSKSMMGFIGFTCHAVTKTFERYILFLGVKRMIGRHTAENILAEYEHLLRDWEIDRSLIVMVKTDGGSNMVANTFMNDIPGWHNEDEFSANDHQSDYVPAQPSTSTSSPSELDILAAETTQSMAEIEIADATEGDPLWVLLQELGFNFSETELNDEDDVSEFRDLERDLEEHLPSTESTFEPLDDDYILYSRLRSDCVAHKLQLVIKDGFKTLSDEAAGVISHVSKIVNSARKSVNDSDLIYNLVGFRLSKKNSTRWNSTLYELQNFLKAIQTDTALLTRLMAVKKHGTLTAYQQIVLKEIVAILKPFEAASNDFQADFETVGNVIPAYLGLMNALTLTVRDRNGVQIPNPNSRLTTLVKFCKGFVAGLRLSLERRFLFILRDVHYVMGSIFDPRFKLAWITLAGLNETAVVKAVAAEIELRYHILRTRKVDSVCLPNPQTQVQTDDACVSPPNNLAGPPSSTRKRRLSQSLYSPVIEVPRPRSVIGPAKALEEFDVYLKEDIIDMEVPLDPMDPNSELCVTKPLEFWKVNQYRFPILSEIGRDVVSVAASSGSVERAFSVASDILTAKRSAMKPDLFSNLMLIKCNAGLNVGSFDE from the exons ATGGAGACGAGATTTTTTCTCAGATTGGCGCTGGGCAGCGAAAAAGAAGGGCAATGGCCATCAGGTTTGGGCTCGCTGCAACACCgggaaatggaaaacaaaaaacaaacaacactacTATTCAG ATTTCAGCAGTTTTGTTCAACGACGATGACAAAAGAACGACAGAAGAAACTCGATATCGATCTCGGTTACTCAATAGCGATCGATAATATTCCACTCAATATTTTGCGTCGGAAAAGGTTTCGAAGATGGATACAT TCAGGAATGCCAGGATACCAGTTACCAGGAATCGAAAGGATGAGAAATGGCATCATACCCAGCCTTGTCCATGCTACAAGATGTAAGTTGCTTAAGATCATTAAGGACTCTTCTTCCTTCACGATCATTCTCGACATTTGGTCGTCGAAATCCATGATGGGATTTATCGGATTTACCTGTCATGCGGTGACGAAAACGTTCGAAAGATACATCCTATTTCTTGGCGTGAAGAGAATGATTGGCAGACACACTGCCGAAAATATCTTAGCGGAATATGAGCACTTGCTTCGTGATTGGGAAATAGATCGTTCACTA ATTGTTAtggtaaaaactgatggtggTAGTAATATGGTTGCCAACACGTTCATGAATGATATACCTGGTTGGCATAATGAAGACGAATTTTCCGCCAACGATCATCAATCTGATTATGTTCCTGCACAACCTTCTACAAGTACAAGTAGTCCCTCAGAGTTAGATATTCTGGCAGCAGAAACTACGCAGTCAATGGCCGAGATCGAAATTGCGGATGCTACGGAAGGTGACCCATTGTGGGTTTTGTTACAGGAGCTTGGTTTTAATTTCTCAGAGACCGAACTGAACGACGAGGACGACGTTTCGGAGTTCCGCGATTTAGAGAGGGACCTAGAAGAACATTTACCTTCAACAGAAAGTACCTTCGAACCACTAGATGACGACTACATCCTTTATTCAAGGCTTCGCTCAGACTGCGTAGCCCACAAGCTACAGTTAGTTATAAAAGATGGTTTTAAAACCCTTAGT gacGAAGCTGCTGGCGTTATCTCCCATGTGAGTAAAATTGTAAACTCGGCTAGAAAAAGCGTAAATGATTCAGATTTAATCTACAACTTGGTTGGCTTTCGCctgtcaaaaaaaaattcaacccGATGGAATAGCACATTATATGAACTGCAAAATTTCCTCAAGGCAATTCAAACTGATACAGCTCTTCTCACACGCCTCATGGCAGTAAAAAAGCACGGAACTCTTACTGCCTATCAGCAAATTGTGCTTAAGGAAATCGTGGCCATCCTCAAGCCGTTTGAAGCTGCATCAAATGATTTTCAGGCGGACTTCGAAACCGTTGGAAATGTTATTCCTGCATATCTAGGTTTGATGAACGCTCTTACTCTTACAGTCAGGGACAGGAACGGAGTACAGATCCCGAATCCAAATAGCCGACTCACAACATTGGTTAAATTTTGCAAGGGCTTCGTGGCGGGATTGCGATTATCTTTAGAACGACGTTTTTTATTCATCCTGCGCGATGTCCATTACGTTATGG GCTCAATATTTGATCCGAGGTTCAAGCTGGCTTGGATTACGTTGGCAGGATTGAACGAAACGGCCGTGGTAAAAGCGGTCGCTGCTGAAATTGAGCTGCGATATCACATTCTTCGTACTA GAAAAGTTGACAGTGTTTGTTTACCAAATCCACAAACTCAAGTTCAAACAGACGATGCCTGCGTTTCTCCTCCTAACAATTTAGCCGGACCACCATCATCAACTCGCAAGAGACGATTGAGTCAGTCCCTATATTCACCAGTAATTGAGGTACCAAGACCTCGTTCGGTGATTGGGCCTGCCAAAGCCTTGGAAGAGTTCGACGTTTATTTGAAAGAAGACATCATAGACATGGAAGTTCCATTGGATCCAATGGATCCCAACAGTGAGCTGTGTGTCACGAAGCCACTCGAGTTTTGGAAAGTTAATCAATATCGCTTTCCGATCCTTAGTGAAATCGGAAGAGATGTTGTAAGCGTGGCTGCATCCTCAGGTTCTGTCGAACGGGCATTCAGTGTGGCTTCCGATATATTAACGGCCAAACGGTCTGCCATGAAACCAGATCTTTTTTCTAACTTAATGCTCATTAAGTGTAATGCTGGACTTAACGTAGGCTCATTTGATGAATAA
- the LOC116933634 gene encoding uncharacterized protein LOC116933634 isoform X6, with translation MENKKQTTLLFRFQQFCSTTMTKERQKKLDIDLGYSIAIDNIPLNILRRKRFRRWIHSGMPGYQLPGIERMRNGIIPSLVHATRCKLLKIIKDSSSFTIILDIWSSKSMMGFIGFTCHAVTKTFERYILFLGVKRMIGRHTAENILAEYEHLLRDWEIDRSLIVMVKTDGGSNMVANTFMNDIPGWHNEDEFSANDHQSDYVPAQPSTSTSSPSELDILAAETTQSMAEIEIADATEGDPLWVLLQELGFNFSETELNDEDDVSEFRDLERDLEEHLPSTESTFEPLDDDYILYSRLRSDCVAHKLQLVIKDGFKTLSDEAAGVISHVSKIVNSARKSVNDSDLIYNLVGFRLSKKNSTRWNSTLYELQNFLKAIQTDTALLTRLMAVKKHGTLTAYQQIVLKEIVAILKPFEAASNDFQADFETVGNVIPAYLGLMNALTLTVRDRNGVQIPNPNSRLTTLVKFCKGFVAGLRLSLERRFLFILRDVHYVMGSIFDPRFKLAWITLAGLNETAVVKAVAAEIELRYHILRTRKVDSVCLPNPQTQVQTDDACVSPPNNLAGPPSSTRKRRLSQSLYSPVIEVPRPRSVIGPAKALEEFDVYLKEDIIDMEVPLDPMDPNSELCVTKPLEFWKVNQYRFPILSEIGRDVVSVAASSGSVERAFSVASDILTAKRSAMKPDLFSNLMLIKCNAGLNVGSFDE, from the exons atggaaaacaaaaaacaaacaacactacTATTCAG ATTTCAGCAGTTTTGTTCAACGACGATGACAAAAGAACGACAGAAGAAACTCGATATCGATCTCGGTTACTCAATAGCGATCGATAATATTCCACTCAATATTTTGCGTCGGAAAAGGTTTCGAAGATGGATACAT TCAGGAATGCCAGGATACCAGTTACCAGGAATCGAAAGGATGAGAAATGGCATCATACCCAGCCTTGTCCATGCTACAAGATGTAAGTTGCTTAAGATCATTAAGGACTCTTCTTCCTTCACGATCATTCTCGACATTTGGTCGTCGAAATCCATGATGGGATTTATCGGATTTACCTGTCATGCGGTGACGAAAACGTTCGAAAGATACATCCTATTTCTTGGCGTGAAGAGAATGATTGGCAGACACACTGCCGAAAATATCTTAGCGGAATATGAGCACTTGCTTCGTGATTGGGAAATAGATCGTTCACTA ATTGTTAtggtaaaaactgatggtggTAGTAATATGGTTGCCAACACGTTCATGAATGATATACCTGGTTGGCATAATGAAGACGAATTTTCCGCCAACGATCATCAATCTGATTATGTTCCTGCACAACCTTCTACAAGTACAAGTAGTCCCTCAGAGTTAGATATTCTGGCAGCAGAAACTACGCAGTCAATGGCCGAGATCGAAATTGCGGATGCTACGGAAGGTGACCCATTGTGGGTTTTGTTACAGGAGCTTGGTTTTAATTTCTCAGAGACCGAACTGAACGACGAGGACGACGTTTCGGAGTTCCGCGATTTAGAGAGGGACCTAGAAGAACATTTACCTTCAACAGAAAGTACCTTCGAACCACTAGATGACGACTACATCCTTTATTCAAGGCTTCGCTCAGACTGCGTAGCCCACAAGCTACAGTTAGTTATAAAAGATGGTTTTAAAACCCTTAGT gacGAAGCTGCTGGCGTTATCTCCCATGTGAGTAAAATTGTAAACTCGGCTAGAAAAAGCGTAAATGATTCAGATTTAATCTACAACTTGGTTGGCTTTCGCctgtcaaaaaaaaattcaacccGATGGAATAGCACATTATATGAACTGCAAAATTTCCTCAAGGCAATTCAAACTGATACAGCTCTTCTCACACGCCTCATGGCAGTAAAAAAGCACGGAACTCTTACTGCCTATCAGCAAATTGTGCTTAAGGAAATCGTGGCCATCCTCAAGCCGTTTGAAGCTGCATCAAATGATTTTCAGGCGGACTTCGAAACCGTTGGAAATGTTATTCCTGCATATCTAGGTTTGATGAACGCTCTTACTCTTACAGTCAGGGACAGGAACGGAGTACAGATCCCGAATCCAAATAGCCGACTCACAACATTGGTTAAATTTTGCAAGGGCTTCGTGGCGGGATTGCGATTATCTTTAGAACGACGTTTTTTATTCATCCTGCGCGATGTCCATTACGTTATGG GCTCAATATTTGATCCGAGGTTCAAGCTGGCTTGGATTACGTTGGCAGGATTGAACGAAACGGCCGTGGTAAAAGCGGTCGCTGCTGAAATTGAGCTGCGATATCACATTCTTCGTACTA GAAAAGTTGACAGTGTTTGTTTACCAAATCCACAAACTCAAGTTCAAACAGACGATGCCTGCGTTTCTCCTCCTAACAATTTAGCCGGACCACCATCATCAACTCGCAAGAGACGATTGAGTCAGTCCCTATATTCACCAGTAATTGAGGTACCAAGACCTCGTTCGGTGATTGGGCCTGCCAAAGCCTTGGAAGAGTTCGACGTTTATTTGAAAGAAGACATCATAGACATGGAAGTTCCATTGGATCCAATGGATCCCAACAGTGAGCTGTGTGTCACGAAGCCACTCGAGTTTTGGAAAGTTAATCAATATCGCTTTCCGATCCTTAGTGAAATCGGAAGAGATGTTGTAAGCGTGGCTGCATCCTCAGGTTCTGTCGAACGGGCATTCAGTGTGGCTTCCGATATATTAACGGCCAAACGGTCTGCCATGAAACCAGATCTTTTTTCTAACTTAATGCTCATTAAGTGTAATGCTGGACTTAACGTAGGCTCATTTGATGAATAA